A window of Glycine soja cultivar W05 chromosome 2, ASM419377v2, whole genome shotgun sequence genomic DNA:
CCCAGTGTACAATTACACAGTCGCTCCACTGCCTTTACATTATATTGAAATAAGCACCATCAGTAATATACTTTGTACTTCTCGTTGAGCATTAGCTTACAGCATATTAAATATTGATGACCTTGTTCATGTGGCGAAAAGAGTTCTAAATGGAAGATGCATTTTAGATTATCTTATAATTTATGGGACTTTATTAATGGTAAAATTCtattgttgattttgttttttttttttaaaaacaagtttATAGTTACTTGGGAAGAAATTAGATGCATGAGAttctaaaaaatgttgaaatgtgtgagttgattttaatcTCACACACACATCGATTGATATACTGGGtatcaaatttttatatatacttttaccacttaataatattttttttttaaatcgaaTACAAAATTCTCAATTAAAACATTGTTGAATTATTTGGTATTATGTAtatcaaattttacataaatcGTATTTATTGGTATGTTATTTATCAACGAACATTTACTTATATTCTGAAAAGcatataatatttcaaaataaagtaCGGCATAAAAATAGCTGTTAATTTTTCATTTGCATGAAATTTTATGAACTTGATACACATTATAAGAACTTTCAATTcaagaatttttcattttcttgaaaataattttcattttaaaattttcaagatTTATAATACGTATGTCGAGAAGAAAATAATCTAAAGTATCATAGTATATTTTTACTTCTTCAAAAATAGATggaaaacattaatttattattttgagttttgggtttattttttaaaatatttttaaaaaatattttctaaatttaaaataaatacatttttactcttactttttaattcttaaatctcATGTCACATGTCACATGAGATGAGGGGACCAAACTAGAGTAGAAGATCATATACAAtactctatatttttttaatgatttgatTTTTGGTTATATATATTGAAACAATAAGTGtcagaaatttttatttttttagcaatTTCAAACCGCTGTAAACTAACTCTAGACatccaattataaaaaaattaagaacttaattgatttttttaaagttaagaacctaattaaaaatctctaAATAATTCATTGTCTTACCAATGTATTAAATATGCTTGGTATTAAAACCATGATATGTGAGatatattttttctgttttgttttaagataaaaataagaaggaaaaaaaatgtattatgcaATTTGCTCAACTTTTTCTGTCgcctacttttttttattattaaaattaaaaggtgGAGGGGGCCATCGTAATCGCAAAGTAGAAGCCCGAGAAACGACGTCGCTGAAGCCGTGTTGAAATAACGAGACATTTTATGCCCTAATAATAACCTAAGAAAACCTAAACCCCTCGTTGGTGGTAGCGGCTGTGACAGACTCAGAGGCGGAGCAAGGAGAATGGGAAGGTCGAGAAGAAAGTACAAGCAATCGAGAACCAAGGTCCGTGTGGGACTCCCTAAGAAGAACCCTAGGCTTTTCAAACCCTCTTTCTCCGTTCCACCCAAGCTCTTGCGAACCCTCGCCGAAGAGCCCCAATGGGACGACCAAGGCACCGTTAACAGCAACTACTCCTCCTTCGGCGTTCTCTCCGACCCTAACTCCCTCACCGAGCCTTCTCCCGATCCTCAAACCTTCGATTCCGGCAGCGATCTCGAAGAAGACGGTATCTTTTCCTTCATTCACCGAATCGAACAGTTTATTATAGCGCAATTGATTTgaagttattgttattattttgaaatgcgAATAATGTAGTATTCTATTTGGTTGTTGTAGACTTGAAATCAGCCCTAGGAAAGAAGCGAAGGGATGGGAGAAGCGCGCCGCCTCAGCCTCTGACTGCAATGCAACGGATTCATATTAGTCGCCTTGTCGATAAATACGGAAATGATTATCAGGTTCAATGTTTTCGATATTTTACactgttgtttttgtttttttttgtttgtttcggGTTTTAAGGTTTTTGTTATTGTCGTTGTTGTTTTTGCAGAGTATGTTGATGGATATAAAGCTGAATCCGATGCAGCATTCAATTGGAACTTTGCAGAAGCTATGCATGAGGTATCATATATACCAAAACAAGAACCCTCTCCTTAAGGCCAAATGAAGTGGgagcttaattaattaatccatTGACGGAACAGTTGCACGTGGAGGCCCAAATTTTTGTCACAGTGAGGATGTGTTTCTCTACCATGTGTCATCGTTGAGAAATTTTGTTAATGCTTTTGAATCTATGAATTATATTATGGGGATTTTTGGTTGTGGTAGATGAGGCATTCTGGACTTCTGGTCTTCCTACACCTGCTGCCACCAAGATTATGTAGCATTTTTACATGCATGCACTTTTGGAAttctaaagtaattattataaaattgacaaatttattatataaactcTCGTTCTATATAACAGTTCCTCGTTTTGTAGTGTGGGTATTTCCTAATGTAATGAAAATAGCCTACTTGTTTAACGACGCGTTACTCGTTAGGATTTTGCTCCATTATAAGAAATCGAACATTAACGAATCGGCTTATGGATCGTGTGAAGGTAATTGACCACACGAAGCTTTGTTGTTTGGTTTGCCATCAAGTCAAGCCGTTGGTATATACTTGGTGTTTCTTTTTAGCCTTTTCGTGCCAGGCTTCATGGAGATAAGAGGGGGTTTGCATTTGGGTTTGTTTATTGGTGGTGCTGTGAGGCAGTGTTATCTTCTTTGCAGCCATGGTGAAATTAGTAAAGGGGGGAAAACATTTTCTGCCTGTTTAAATTACCGTAAATggttttaatacattttaaaccttttaacaaaataatttctggtgatttttaaaaaattacccaAATTGTTTGACGGTAATAGTTGACGAGGGAGGGACTAAAATTATTAATGGAATAAAAGTTCAGAAaagaagacaattcaaaatttagGTTAGGGGACTAAAAGtggaaattcaaaaaaaataaaatcaaaagactaaaaacataattaatcctTTAATTATATAAAGATGTTCCTAAGGTAGAAAGCCTTTATTTACATTGAACATAGTTAGGTACAAACAGTACCAATAACAACTTTTAGAAGTGCTATCGCTAAGATACAAGATTAAATAATTCCTAAAGTAGAAGGCGTTATTTACATTGAACAGAGTTAGGTACAAAGTACAAAACACTATCAATAACAAACTTAGACGTCCTATTGCTAAgatacaaaatcaaataaacacttAAGTCTTAGTCTATAGCAAAACGGCCATAGTAATCATTCCTAAAGTAGGAGCCTTTATTTACATTGAAGATCAGGTACGAACACTACCAATAACAACTTCTTAGAAGTGCTAATGCTAAGAAAGATACAAAAGGTCAAATAATCgagcaaaaacattttaacCGAAAACTACTATACCCAAAAGAGAAGTTGGTTGTGTGTTTAGATGTTGGGTAACAATAAACTTACATCCCAAATGGGTGTATTAGGTGGAAAAAAGATAGATATTGAAAGAAAAACGAAACGAAAGAAAGAGCGTCATGAGATAAGTGTGAAAACGAGATGAATAGggaaatgaaagagaaagtgaacatatgtttgtatttatttttagatgCCCATGAACGCCCTACACTGCGTTTCCCAGTGCTCCTTTACTTGCTTAACCCTCTCTACCCTCTCCATCTGAAGCCTTTGCTCCCAGTACTCCCGcagattgaaatttattgattaGGTTAAGGGATTTGCAAAGcatattctttattttgttgaaaAGATCAAATGCAGAGTTTATGTGAATTTTTGCATCCATCTCTTCCTTGGCCACATGGCATAACATTCTAATCTCACCCACTTGCTAATGGAATAATTGGTATCATACCTTCGGCCTAGCAGAGTATTTAATTCTTCCAAATGCACAGCATCTTCGTAAACTCTTCCCTGCAGTCAACAATATAAAAAGTGTAAGTTGCCGACCCTTCTAACAGGTTCAAATTcaataaacaagtaaataaataatgcaTTAGCCCGTTCTTAGCTGCCCCACTCTTTCTAGAAGAGAAGAACTAATCAAATATAGTTGGTCAGCATTGAAATGCCTAAAATAAGCGAACATTTAATCCTCTAAACTGCAATTTATCAATAGTCacgatattaaaaaaaaaaaaaaaagttgaagaatTGCTGAAGCCAGAAGGGCTACTTAGATTATTGCAGATCTAGAGATTCAATGTAAGAGTCAACTATTAAGCCTTAACGAATCTTTAGCAAATTTTACATACAATGCACTGTGGTCATTAAATTGAAGGCTAAATGAAGCTGAGAACAGAACTAGTCTCGCGAGCAGCTGGTATGGTTATTAAATTTTAGCAGTTGTTTTGGGCTTTTGGCATTGTAATTTTGCATCATAATTAAGTATAAGTGTATAACCTCAGGAATAAGGTCAATGACCATTCATTAGCTCTATTGCCAAGTAAAGGGTTATTTTACAAAGAATCGAAATTTATCATATGTAATGAATAAAAGAAGTTATGGATGTGATCAGAAGGAACACTTTTGTGCGTACATTCCCGTTGAAAATAAGTTGTGGGAAGGCTTAATGCTTACTACATTGGGTAGCTTACCTCTCGGCATAGAGGACATTTTTCTTTAGGATTTGCTGCCTTAAGTCCTGTCGTGGAAGAGTCATATGAAAATTAAGTGGCAAAAAAGGTGAAGAACTGCATAACTATATGAGAGATGCTTTCACATAGAAAAAAGTATATCTATATTGAAGAAACCAAGGTGATACTGTCAATGTGATCCAAAACCAAAGTCAAGTGCTTTAGAGCTATTAACAAACTTAGACGTCAATGGAGGTTTGGATTCTGTCAATGGAGGTTTGGATTCTGAAAACCATTGGCACACCTAAAATATTTGAAACCATATAATAAGAAGATAGTTTGTAAGTAAGCATGCTTTTTGGTGGAAACATTCAGTTCAAAATTCCGACGCACAACCATTAAATTGATTAGATTCTACTTGCATCTGAGCAGCAGTAATCTTAAAATAGACAGCCTCAGTATATGCATTCAATTCAaatgaaaacatacaaaaatTGGTTTAATGCACATATATGAGTAATTCTTCCAACAAGTGAAACCAAGTAACTTATAGAGCAGgtcaagtcaaaatcaattttgacgGAATCAAAGAGCTCACAAGTGAGTGATGGTTTTCCATCGTTGAATGTGAGATAACATCCATAAAACAGTGCAGATGCCTCCCTTGGCTTGGCTTTCGTTTCCCTTAAGTTAATGTGTAAGGCAATAAGCTCACAAAGCCAGGGACTTTGAAGAATTTCCTTGTGCATGGTCTGGACTTTCGACTTGAATAATTGGCCTTGCTTGGAATAATGAATCTGCAGCGATAGTAGTAgcgagaatatatatataaattaaagaacacATACGGGCGGATATGAAAACTACTGGcccaaaaaaatcacaaaaaaatgtTCAGGCTCAACAAACTAAATGGGCTAGGGCGGATATGAAAACTACTGgcccaaaaatcactaaagtgGGGCCATTGAGACAGACAGTGGGGCTTAACAGAAGCATTTATCATCGTCAAATATTGCTTACCATGTATCACATTAAAGTCGGCGCACACAGATTTGCTTTGTGAACGATAATGACATCACCTACACCGCCAAAACCAACGTTACAAACATTTCAATTCTATCTTTATTTAACTGttaatattaattagtaattataaaaaaataatatttttaaggtaAGTCAGCAGTCACCCTGAAGGCGTGAACCACATGAACAAGTAATTCTTGGCTCATTCGAGATTTGAATGAAAGTATCGTACGCTACATACCaataaaggggaaaaaaaaaagtatctaactctacaattattttaaacaaatttagttttaatcttatcttaGGGAGCATATTCAGCGTGCTTCAACTTGATTATCATTCGAGTGGTTTTGTATATATTGgctaagaaaacaaaattaaaaataagttattatattttaaaataattcaaagtaTTGAAGGAAagctattttataaaaacattaaattctGGCCTCTCTGGTATCCTACATTATCCGCAAAGGGCGAGAAGCCGCGACGTCGTTTTCAGACACGGCTTCGATAGTGAAGCAACGATTCAATAGTTGACAAGTGGTTTTGGTTTGATATATAGATGTGGTGCGCGTCGTGTTGTTCGAAGGAAGTGAAGTAAAGACTAAAGAGAGTTGTGGTGTGGTGGTGGTTGTCGTTTTTGAAATGGCAGCGTCGTCGTCAGAGAAGCAAGTGGTGGTGATAGGCATAGACGACAGCGAGCAGAGCACGTACGCGTTGAATTGGGCTCTGGATAACTTTTTCCCGAGCCCAATTTTCAAGCTCGTTCTCATCCACTCCAGGCCCACCGCCACCTCCGCTGTGGGCTTCGCCGGCCCTGGTAGGTTCATTCTGTTACGCTCTTCCTTTTCACGCTTTCTTCGTTAATTGAGAATCCCTTTCTTAGTGTTTGCAGGAGCCGCTGAGGTCTTGCCTATTGTAGATTCCGATTTGAGAAAGATTGGCGCCAGAGTCCTCGAAACCGCTAAACAACTTTGCATCAACAAATCCGTAATTctgtttttcttcctctttccaTGCCTTTTCGTTAATCTCTTAATCCTTCTTCTGCATGTTTGTTTTTCACGTTTAACTTTACCGGTTAACGTGATTTTAGGTAAATTTTCGTATGCATGACTCcacattaaggaattaattatGTGTCCATAATTGCTTCTCAATTGAAGTGACTCCTTCGaatgaaaaattgatttttactaTTGACTTACTTCTATAATAAAACATCTTtacttttgataaaatatatttttgttctataataaattaacaatttttgttttaaggaaaTGCGACTTCTAAAGACTAAAAAATCggtagtatttattttaaaatttaaattacaaatttgaatggttaaaaaaattattagaaactaaaactaaaaacaaaatttgataatttattaggaagcagctaaaaaaatattctaaccCAAATCATAttccttttaaaattagttttatgaACGTTCTTTAAAACATACATGATTTTTGTCAGGTAAATGATGTGACAGCAGAAGTGGTGGAAGGTGATCCTAGAAATGTTCTTTGTGATGCTGTAGATAAGTACCGTGCTGCAATGTTGGTTGTGGGTAGTCATGGTTATGGGGCTATAAAAAGGTAAAGCTTCGTTTTGCTCTCTGTTATCATCCTTGCTCCGCAATTTGCAGTGATAGTTGATTGCATTTGGAGAATGATAAATACCTTTCTGAAACGTGTGTGAATGGGGTCTACCATGAATAAACTGAGTTGAGTTCTAGCATTTTCAAATGTACCAATGTGATCACAATCATAATTAAATTGGTAAAGAACATGAGCAAAATCTAATGTCATACTAAATTCAGAGTCCTGAAAAATTATTAGATCAGCATTAGTTTTTGTGTGTTATCTGTATGCTACCGTGACATGCATACATTAATTTTCTACTGATTACAAAATCTGTatgatcattttctttttaacctATGGTAacacttttttgctttctcaaGTTCGTTTGttttttgtatctttttttattatggaATGGAACATGTGAAGTAATTGTTGCTAGAAGCGAGCACTTCACTGCAAAATTTCTTAATTCAGTTATACTTGAcaacttttattaattttatttcttttttcagggCGGTTTTAGGTAGTGTCAGTGACTATTGTGCTCATCATGCTCACTGCACTGTGATGATCGTGAAGAAGCCAAAAATCAAACACTGATCTGTAATGGCTGCGTCTATATAGTACAACAATAAACATAATCCTTTCAGccaaagaagagagaaagaaaataatgttcACAGAAATTCGTAGCTATGCTTGTTGTATGGATATGGCTTATTGACTTTATGGTTTGATACGTTGAGGCacagtttatttttaaagatggaACCATCAGAAAATATGTACGTATCAGGACTTTACCTTACATTGTACACGAAAAGTTCTTGAACTGATGAGTTCAATTCCATTACTGCTCTTTTCatccttaataaaataaaatagtaaaaaaatattgtactaGTTTATTGCAATGCACTACTAGCCTGAACAATTTCTAGTTATTCATTTGTTGGCTTGAAtatgattttggttatggaaAGATAGggttattttgattttagtccCGTAATTTTTAGTGTACCAATGTGctggttaataataataataaaaaaaggtgtACTAGTG
This region includes:
- the LOC114390859 gene encoding nucleolar protein 16-like gives rise to the protein MGRSRRKYKQSRTKVRVGLPKKNPRLFKPSFSVPPKLLRTLAEEPQWDDQGTVNSNYSSFGVLSDPNSLTEPSPDPQTFDSGSDLEEDDLKSALGKKRRDGRSAPPQPLTAMQRIHISRLVDKYGNDYQSMLMDIKLNPMQHSIGTLQKLCMRYHIYQNKNPLLKAK
- the LOC114390875 gene encoding uncharacterized protein LOC114390875 isoform X2, giving the protein MAASSSEKQVVVIGIDDSEQSTYALNWALDNFFPSPIFKLVLIHSRPTATSAVGFAGPGAAEVLPIVDSDLRKIGARVLETAKQLCINKSVNDVTAEVVEGDPRNVLCDAVDKYRAAMLVVGSHGYGAIKRAVLGSVSDYCAHHAHCTVMIVKKPKIKH
- the LOC114390875 gene encoding uncharacterized protein LOC114390875 isoform X3, whose product is MAASSSEKQVVVIGIDDSEQSTYALNWALDNFFPSPIFKLVLIHSRPTATSAVGFAGPDSDLRKIGARVLETAKQLCINKSVNDVTAEVVEGDPRNVLCDAVDKYRAAMLVVGSHGYGAIKRAVLGSVSDYCAHHAHCTVMIVKKPKIKH
- the LOC114390875 gene encoding uncharacterized protein LOC114390875 isoform X1, which codes for MAASSSEKQVVVIGIDDSEQSTYALNWALDNFFPSPIFKLVLIHSRPTATSAVGFAGPVFAGAAEVLPIVDSDLRKIGARVLETAKQLCINKSVNDVTAEVVEGDPRNVLCDAVDKYRAAMLVVGSHGYGAIKRAVLGSVSDYCAHHAHCTVMIVKKPKIKH